The genome window CGTCGCGGTCCTGGCGGCCCAGGAGGGCTTCCAGGAATTTTTCCAGCAGGCGCATGGCGCCGGAGTAGCCCACGGACGGAAAGTACTGGTGGCCGACGCGGTCGAGGATGGGGAAGCCGTGGCGGATGAGCGGAATGTCCTCGTCGCGGGCGATGTACTTGAGGTACGTGTTGCCGATGAGCAGGTCGACCGGGTCGTTTTTGATCCACTGGTGGAGCAGGTACATGTCGGCATGCTCGCCGTTTTTGAACTTGCAGTCGTAGGGCACGTCCTTGACGAGCTCGTTCATGCGTTCCTCGAAGTACTTCCCCGCCGTACCGGAGACGGTGTAGGCCGGAATCATGCCGAGGGTCACGCAGAATTCCACCAGGGCCAGCACCTGGTCGGGGTCGCCGGCGATGGCCACCTTCTTGCCGTAGAGGTACTGGCTGTAGTCGGAGATGACGTCCACGACCTGGCCGCGCTCGAAGTTGACGGCCTCGGGCACGGCCACGCCGGCCAGCCTGCGCAGGGCGTCCACGTAGCGGTCCGTGGCGTGCAGGCCGATGGGCAGGCCCAGGACGGTCCCCGGCACCTTGAACTCGGCGTCCAGGTAGTTGACGGCGTCGGTGGTGGCCCAGCGGCCCAGGCCGATGGTGCCCTTGGCGTCGCCCATGGCGGCGATGTCCTCGGGCGTGGCCCCGGCCTTGGGGTACATCTCGTAGTGGCCGGTGAGCGGGCCGTTTAAGACGCCGTTGGTGTCGGGCGCCAGGATGACGTCGATGCCCAGCATGGTGGCCAGTCGGCGCATCTCGGCCATGTCGGAAGGCTCGCAAAATCCCGGGATCACGTTGATCTTGCCGTTTGGCCTGCCGGTCTTTTTCACGAAGCCCTTGAGGATGCCCTTGACCATGTTGGCGTAGCCGGTGACGTGGGTGCCGACGTAGCTCGGGGTGCTGGCGTAGACGATGTGCTTGCCGGCCGGCACCTTGCCGTCGTCCTTGGCCTTCTGCGAGATCTGCAGGAGGTCGTCGCCGATGGTCTCGGACAGGCAGGTGGTGTGGATGGCGATGACGTCGGGGTCGTAGAGGGTGAAGATGTTGTCGATGGCCGCAATCAGGTTGGACTGTCCGCCGAAGACCGAGGAGCCTTCGGTGAAAGACGAGGTGCCGGCGACCACGGGTTCCTTGTAGTGGCGGGTCAGGGCCGAACGGTGGTAGGCGCAGCAGCCCTGGGAGCCGTGGCTGTGGGGGAAGCAGCCCTTGACGCCGAGGGCGGCGTACATGGCGCCCACGGGCTGGCAGGTCTTGGCCGGGTTGACGGTGAGCGCCTTGCGTTCCTTGATCTCGCCGGTGGTATGTCTGAGCAGTGCCATGATGCGTTCCTTATCGCGTGTGAAACGGTCTTTACTGGGCCACGTAACTGGCTTCGAGTTCGGGGCCGGTGGACTGCCAGGGGGCCTTCATCAGTTGCCAGACCTTGGTGTTCACCATGCGGTCGATGTCGTGGTACCAGTTGATGGCGCCGTTGAAGCCGGCGTAGGGCCCGCCCATGTCGTAGTTGTGCAGCTGCTTGAGCGGCACGCCCATCTTCTGGATGATGTACTTTTCCTTGATGCCGGCGCAGAAGATGTCGGGCTTGAGGATCTCGATGAGTTTTTCGGTCTCGTAGTGGTTGATGTCGTCGATGACCATGGAATCCTTGGCCATGGCGCCCATCATGCCTTCGTAGCCCTTGAAGTCCAGGCCCTTGGCGTTTAAGGCCTCGAGTTGTTCCGGGGTCTTGCGGGGCTTGTAGCGCTCGGGGTCGGGCTCGATGTCGAGTTCC of Solidesulfovibrio sp. contains these proteins:
- the nifK gene encoding nitrogenase molybdenum-iron protein subunit beta, which translates into the protein MALLRHTTGEIKERKALTVNPAKTCQPVGAMYAALGVKGCFPHSHGSQGCCAYHRSALTRHYKEPVVAGTSSFTEGSSVFGGQSNLIAAIDNIFTLYDPDVIAIHTTCLSETIGDDLLQISQKAKDDGKVPAGKHIVYASTPSYVGTHVTGYANMVKGILKGFVKKTGRPNGKINVIPGFCEPSDMAEMRRLATMLGIDVILAPDTNGVLNGPLTGHYEMYPKAGATPEDIAAMGDAKGTIGLGRWATTDAVNYLDAEFKVPGTVLGLPIGLHATDRYVDALRRLAGVAVPEAVNFERGQVVDVISDYSQYLYGKKVAIAGDPDQVLALVEFCVTLGMIPAYTVSGTAGKYFEERMNELVKDVPYDCKFKNGEHADMYLLHQWIKNDPVDLLIGNTYLKYIARDEDIPLIRHGFPILDRVGHQYFPSVGYSGAMRLLEKFLEALLGRQDRDAPETRFELQM